CGGTTTGTCCACCCGCGGGGGGGTGGCTGCGGTGGGTCCCGCGGTCGAGCCCTCCCCAGGGGTGCTGGCAGCCATCCCTGCCTGTTCAGGCAGCGCCCGAGTCCTGCCCGAGCcagggcagcgcgggggggggggggggcgtgcccgggcaggatgaggcccctgGTGCTGTTTGGGGACTTCCAGGGACGGTAGGACtgaggggggacacacacacacagagctttgcagccccaggctggagcagcccagGTGCTGGGAAGCACCGGAGGGGTCTGTCTGCAGGATTTCTGTCCTCTTCCCTCTCGCTCGGGGCTCCAGTAGCCCGCTGGGCCTTTCCTGGGCAGGAAGAGGCTGCTGAGCTCCGCCAGCAGCCTCCTGGCCCCCGCAGTTTCTTGCCTTTATCATCCTAAcacatatttgctttttttccccctcctctttgtACCGAGCATCCCAGCGCTGTACCCAGACCCGGAGCAGCGGGGTCAAGGTCATGGTTTTAGGGGTTTATTTTGTCCTGGATGGAAAAgggagcagctcccagctgagAAGGGTGCTGGGATGCAGCCGGGAAGCCctcgctgttgccctggaggtGCTTTGCTGCCTGCTTTGGAAAGGGAGAGGGCCGTGTTGTGGCACGTATAAAAGCACGTTTTAAGCCATCCAGGTGTTGCAGTGCTGTGAgcgagagatttttttttttccccctgcttgcGTAAGGGTTTGTCTGTAGGGAAGGATCCGGTGCTGGGGCCAgcaccctgcccatggcacggtTTTGCGCCGGCCACGTGTTCCACAGGGAGCGTGCCAGGGTGTTGTGCCGCCTCGCTGCTGTCCCGTGACAGGCACGATGGGACCCGTGCCCACCCCGCAAACAGCACCCAGCTCTCCCAGTGGGGCTGGCGTGTGCGGCTCCAGGGTAGACCCATCCCTGCTCACAGCCTTGGGCACCTAACAAGTCCGAAGCCTCTAACTGGGAGATTTATGACTGCTTTGACCTTGCAAATTGCTGAGTCAGAtggtgaagcttttttttttcttttttgctgcattccctggctttaaaaaaaaaaaaaaaggtgggttcCTGAAGCCTGGAAGCTCTCCTGCCATGGTCCTGGCCCTGTCCCGGCGTGAGGACCATCCCCGGGCTGCGGCGAGGGGGAGCAGCTGGTCCTGAGCATGCACGGCGCGCTCGGGCTcgcttctccctgtcctcctgccgCAGGAAGGGTGCGATATCCCCCGCTTCCCGAGGGCAGAGACGCTGGCCCCGGGGGCCACAGCCTTGCCAagcctcggggtgggggggggtgaaGCATGCAGAAGGCTTTGGATACGTGAACCCTTTTTGGGGTGCTTGTTGCAAGCTCGCACCCCATGTGCAAGGGGGTATTCCCCCCCGCTGGGTGTCCCTCCATGGCTGCCTTctcagccagggctgggggggggctgttGCAGCGTGGCTGGTCTTTGGACTTTGTTCCTTCCTGTCCCTTAATTTTCCAAGCGCAGGGAGGGGACAATCCTCCCTCCCCAAGGACACGGAAGGCTGGCCTGGACTGTCCCCACCTCTGCAGCGAGGCTGggcctgctgccagcagcacggCCCGGAGCGGGGGGGCTGTTATCGGGACTGGACCGGCCCCAGAAGcagtccctgtcccccccacccggGGCAGCACGATtacggggaaggggggggggccgCGCCTGCCCTGTGCCACGCCGATAGCGTGGCCAGAGGTGGGATGCCTGTCCTCGCACCAGTGGagtggggatgctggggaggggggggctccctggggagcCATCGCTCACCCCTGGGCAGGGAACCCCCCCGAGCACCCCCAGCCTTAAGCATCCCCCCCACCACCACTATGTGTTGCAGGGAGCCAGCACCATGGCCGAGAAGACATCGCCGAGCCCCAGCGGGGGCATCACACCGCTGCAGCAGATGCTGGCCTCGGGGACGGGGGCCATCCTCACCTCCCTCTTCGGTGAGGACCACAGGGAGCGGGTGGGCGCCAGGCGCTGGCGCACTGCGGCGTGGCTAAAGGATGGTGTCGTTTCAGTGACGCCGCTGGATGTGGTGAAGATCCGGCTGCAGGCCCAGAGGACCCCCTTCTCCAAAGGTAACCCCACTCAGGGCAGGGTGGGGGTCTCCAgccagccccctcccccccccaaccccgctcCAGATCAGCCAGCGAGCAGCCCACGTGGATGTCTCAGTTGGGCAGAGCCGGTGACAGGGATTTCTCAGCTCCTGAGCGTGGGGCCATCGCGAGGTGGCAGGTTACCATGGGCCCCTCGTCCTGACGGGCTCGGGGGGCcctgctgggggagctgggctgaTGCTTGGCTCTGTCCTTCCCCCTCCGCAGCGCCGTGCCGACGCTGAGTGGGGTCAGCGCTGTGCCCAGCAGCCCCCCCGCTCGCCAGGGAGCGGGGTGGAAGGGCTCAGCCTGCTTCAGTCACTCGCTCTTTCCCCTGCTGCCTTTGTGCTTGTCTCTGTgctgctccccacagctcccaTGAGGCAGGACAGACCCTGTGGGCTCTGCCCCTCCCCATCTGCCCCCTTTCCTGCGGGGACAGCGGGCTGGGACTGGTCCCAGGGGACTGGTTTGGTGACAATAGGGACTGCTTGGGAAGTGACTGTGGGGGCATCCAGCCCCTTCACCCACGGAGCTTTCCCACTGCCCAGCTCGGAGCTGCGGCACACATGTGCACCCCAGCCCCGGGAGAGGTGGCACATCCCCCGTGTCATCGCTCAGCACGTCCCCGTTATGTGTTTCAGTGTTGCCAGCACGGTCTGTGCCCTGGGGCGCTCAGCCGGCCACATGTGAGTACGCCCGGGGGCTCTGGGCAGCTCCTGCCGCCAGCAGCTTCGCTTCCCCAAGCCTTGACCCCGATTTGCTTCCCTGCTGGTGGTGGCTCGGGCTCCTCTGGCTGAGGACACCCCTCTCTGGTGTGGGGGCTGTCATCGTCCctggccctgcagccctgctttgGGGCTGGCCCTGCAACATCCCCGCTGGGTCCTTGCCCAGGGAGGGCCTGCTGGGGGTCTGTGGTGCAACAGGCCTGGCTGGCTGTGGTCCCCCAGTCCTTGCCCTGTCTTGTCGCTCTGTGCTGTCGCTACATCAAAGTCCTCTTGGATCTCCGCTGCCCTGCTTGCTCCCCGCTGCCCGGCATCCCTGGGCCTGGCTCAAGAGCACAGTGGCAGGGCCATGCTGGCTCCCTGCGATGGTGTCCCCACTGTgccagggcagcagagctggcactGAACGAGGCATAAACCTCTCCtgctgtgtccctgtccctgtgggggggctgggtgccccccacccaTGGGTCTGGCTGTGGTCAGACCCTTCCTGGAGGGTTATCCCTCTCCTGGCCTTGGTCTGGGGCTGGTCCACACCAGGCCCTGGCACTGAGGGTTCAGGTTTTACCTGGAAGAGATGATGGTTTTGGGGATCAAATGagctgggcagaggggaagggtCTCCAGTCTAACAGCGATGCTGTTGTCTCCCACCCCAGGGAAGTGTTTCCTCTACTGCAACGGGCTCATGGACCATCTGTACGTCTGCCAGAATGGCAACGGCTGCACCGCCTGGTACAAGGCCCCCACCCACTTCACTGGCACGCTGGTAGGGGCTGCAGGCACGGGCAGGGTGGGCCGGGACCTCCCTGCCCCAGAGGCGGGGTTGGGGTGTTCGCTGGGGGAGTGCTTGCCTGTCTCCCATCTCTAACCCCTCTCCCCGGTGCTCTGCTCTCTCCTCAGGATGCCTTCATGAAGATCACACGCTATGAGGGCATCAGGTCTTTGTGGAGCGGCTTGCCCCCCACCCTGTGAGTTTGGACCCTGCCCTGAGGAGGAGTCTGGGTGCTAAGGCCTGTCTGGGCGCGTGGGCACCCGCCCCaagcctcctgccagcccccagggAGGGCACACATCCCCCTCACACTCCTCTTCCTCGGCAGGGTCATGGCTGTGCCAGCCACCGTCATTTATTTCACTGCCTACGACCAGCTGCGAGACTACCTGCATGCTCGGATGGGGAGCCGGGGACACCACATCCCCTTGCTGGCCGGGGCCCTCGCCAGGCGTGAGTACCCCTCCTCCCTGGGGGGTCCCCCTGTGCCCCCACTGCGTCCTCTCAGGAGAGCACGGCGGGTCTCTTGGCTGTCGGTGCCCACGTTTGGCACCTGGCTCTGCTGTCACGGCGCTCTGCTTGGCTCCGGGACGGCTACCAGAGGGGACAGAACTGATGCCCAATGTCCCCTCTTGCAGTGGGTGCCGTGACGGTCATCAGCCCCTTGGAGCTCATCCGCACCAAGATGCAGTCGCGGCAGCTCAGCTACAGGGAACTGGGCGTCTGCATCCAGTCGGCGGTGGCTCAGGACGGCTGGCTGTCCctctggaggggctggggaccCACCGTGCTGCGAGATGTCCCCTTCTCAGGTACAGCTGCAGTGGGACAGGCTGAGCAGTGGTGCTGGGAGATGGTGGGGAACAAACACGGGCCAGGGCAGCCCTGTGCGTGGGGTCTGGGGTGCCTCGTCCTAGCACTGGTGTTTCTTCTCCCAGCTCTCTACTGGTTTAACTATGAGCTGGTGAAGGAGTGGCTCTGCGGGCAGGCCCGGCTGGACGAGGCCACCTTCATGATCAGTTTTGCATCCGGGGCCATCTCTGGGACGGTGAGTGTGGGGCCCCGGGGTCTACACCTGCGCAGGGGAATGGCCCCCCTGGGGAGCAAGGGATGGGGCTGGGAGGTGACAGCAGGGATGGTGCTGGGCAGGAACGGCACTGGGCAGGGACAGCAAGGTCCCGGCTCACCACCCGGCTGCTGGCCCCGCAGGTGGCTGCGGTGCTGACGCTGCCCTTCGACGTGGTGAAGACCCAGCGGCAGATCGAGCTGGGAGACAGCGAGGTGCACCCAGGTGAGGGGGCAGGCGCCTGGGGGGGCAACCAGGACTCCCCGGTGGTACGTGGGCATCCCTGGACCCTCACCCACTCCCCTCTCTCTGCAGTCGCAGCCTCCAAgccttcctccacctggctgcTCATGCAGCGCATCCACGCCGAGTCTGGCACCCGAGGGCTCTTTGCAGGTAAGGACATTGCCCCTGTCCCCAGACTGGGGTTTACTGGTTCCCTGGTGTCACCGAGGGACTAACGGGGTTGTCCTTGCAGGCTTCCTGCCCCGCGTCATCAAGGTGGCACCCGCCTGCGCCATCATGATCAGCACCTACGAATTTGGCAAAACCTTCTTCCAGAAGCTGAACCAGGAGCGGCGGCTGCGCGGGTTGtgagccggggctggggcagggctggatGGGGACAGTGACACCCCAGCTCCTGGCGAGGGGCCCCGGCAGCAGCGAACTGCACTCGGCCGTGCAAAGCCCAAGTGCCTTGGTGCTGCgctctgcctcccccctgcctgcGCGTGGAGGCagcgccggcccggcccccctctccagccccagccACGCTGGGGGACatctgtgcctgctgctgtgaCACGGTGGGGGGGATGAGGAGTCCCCTTTGCTCATCCCTTGAGGCTGgacagatgctgctgctggattCACGGATGCTCTGACGAGGACGGGGTGCCCCAGGACCCTCGGCAGGGCGGGAGATGGGAGCTGGGGCTCTGGCGAGGAACAAACCCCCAGGGGCATCTCTAGGTGCCAGCctgggccccccccagccctgctccaccCGGGGATCTGCCCCTCCTCACCATCAGTCACGCACAGTGTCCCCTTGCCAGCTCTATGTGGCATTGGGGACTCATCAgaccctctccctgcctctggACCTCTCCTCCCCCTcggggtgtccctgtcccctgccagACCCCGGGCTCGGACCCTGCGTGGGGACAGAACTCGCTGCTGCTCGGGGGTGGGGGGCAACATTTTGGCACCCTCTGCCCGTGCCATGTCCCTTCACTGTGAGGGCCTGTCCCAGCACTGTGCCCTGTGCGGGCGCTGCCCCACCTTACCCCAGGGCTCCGGGGGgaatttctcttattttcttaaataaaagaaaatattatctcTTAGGGAAAGGATTTCTTTCCCTGATCCCTGCCTGTTGGGGCTGCGGAAGGCATCCTCATGGGTGACAGCCACGTCTCAGCTGCGTGGGCACGGTGCTGTCATCCAGCAGCTCCTTGCTGGGTTTTACTGGGGGTAAGGAGACCCCAGGACCTACCCCCTACCCCCAGCAGCAACCCACTGTTGATGGGGCAGGGGCTGTCCCATCCCGGGGTGACCTGCTGTGTCCCCAAGGTGCTCTCCCTGCCTGTGGGGGGGGGCTGGACAGGGCCTTGTGACTGGGGGCACAAggggtcttttttcccccctttccctctcctgGCTTGGGGGGAGCTCACAGAGGCCAGCTCGGCTTGCTGCGTTTATTGATTCTTTTTGCTCCAACAAGGCAGATGGGGCTGAATTAAAAACGAAAATcacccaaaacaacccaaaacccaggggaggaggggaaggaagaggggagggggggcctATCCTTGTCATGGGGTTGCTGCTGCAAGGAGGGACAGCTGGTCCCCAAAGGGAGGGACAGGCCAGCCCCCCAGCAgcgcctggggggggggggcagggggaggctgggcacccaaggggagagcagtgccCAAACCCCCACCCCTGGAGGGGTTTTGGCCCTGAGCCCCCTCCCTTGCTCCCCAGCAGCAGTCGCTCCCCTTGTCCCCTACCCGCCAGCACAGTTTGTCCCCCCCatgcccccctccccagctcccatGGGTCCCAGTCCGGCATCCCCCAtcccaacaggtccatgtccccAGCCAAGAACCAGGCTTGGGGGTCCGAGGCACAGCCGGGGTGGGGTGTCaagatggggagggggatgcccatccccagcctcccCGGTGGGTTCGGTGAGTCCCTCGTCGGTCCCAGGGGGACGAGGTCAGTCCTCCGCTGCGACGCTGGgccgggcggccgggccggggggcgccgAGGGGGCCGGGGGTCTCAGCTGGGGCTGCGAGTCGGGCTGGCTTCCGTGCTGTCGCTCACCAGGCACTCGTTGGACTTGAGGCTGGCCAGGGACTTGCAGCTGGGCAAGGAGGCCAGGGAGCCGCAGAGTCCCAGCATGGAGGGCGTGGGGTCCTTCCCTGCGGGCACAGAGCGGGGCGCTGGCGTCGCGGGGGGCTGCAGCCTCGCACCCCAACCCTGccgcgggggggggacggggatcACCTCTCCGGGAGGGACCTGGGTGTCCTTGCACTGTTGGGACGGCATCCCCGCCGTGATGAGGGGGCTGCtaggggggcaaggggggggtcTGAATGCCTGGGGGTGTGTTGGGGGACATGCTGAGCCCTGTGGGGCACCCTacggtggtgggggggggggtgtcttaCCCAAGGGCCCCCAGGGCTCGCCTTCGCGCTTGCCCTCGCCCAGGCGCTGGGAGTCGGAGCTGAGGCTGTTCTCGGCCGAGAGCTGGTCGGTGCTCATGAAGCTGTGCCTGCGGAGGGACGGCGCTGAGCCCCCCCGGGGCCAGGACAGCCCCATCATCTAGGGCCAGCCCTTCTCCCCGTCCCCTGCCCGGGGCAGACCCCCCCGGGGCGGGATAGGGTGCTGGGCGCGGCTCTGACCCCCCCCGGGGGTTTACCTCCTGTAGAGCTTGCTGTCCGAGCCGCTCTCGTTGCCGTTGAGGGTCCCCAGCGAGGGCCACTGGTTCACCAGGGGTGTCACCATCTCCTTGGAGAGCTGCGCCAGCTGCGGGTTCTCGCAGGGGATCAGCCCCGTCCTGCGGCAAAGGcgggtgctcagcacccagcacagccGTGAGTGCTGCTGGGCGACGAGGCCCATGGGACATATGGGGTGTTGGGGACCCACCACATCCCACAGGACATCCCCACTGGGGACCCTCTGTGTCCCACGAGGCATATGGGGTGTCAGGGACCTGCCACATCCCACAGGACATCCCCATTAGGGACCCTCCATGTCCCACAGGGCATATGGAGCACCTGGGTACTGGGGACCTGCCACCCATCACATCCTGTGGGGCATATGGGACGCTGGGGACCCTCTGTGTCCCACAGGACATACGGGGCACCCAGGCCCTGGGAACCCAGCACCCATGTCACCCCACAGGGCGGATGGGTGCCAGGGACCACCACTCCCCCTGCCCCTCAGTGTCAATGGGGCACTGGGGCCCCATCCAGAGCCCACGGggcaccccagggaccccccaccccaccccaccccggcaGCAGTGGCGGGTCCCCACtcacagctgctcctgcagctccaggaTGACGCCCTCCAGCtccctcttctccagctggtTCTGCaccatcacctcctccaagcGCAGCTTCAGCCGCTTGTTCTCCGCCTCCAGGTCCTTCAGCTGCGACTCCCGCAGCCGCACCAGCTCCTCCAGGTACCCCTGTGCGAGGCCACCGTCAGGCAgcaccctgctgtccccaccgGGCCCCCGCCACGTCCCCAGGGTGACACGGAGAGGGCTGGGTCACCGCAACAGCGGGACGAAGGGCTGGGGGAGCGGGGATGCAGTGgggggatgctccaggctggAGCATCTCAAAGGGGTTGGTACCCAGACAGCCCCATCCCGGCTCCTGGTACCTTTTGGGCATAAACGATGCGAAATTTCTGCTCCATCTTGCGCCACTTGCTGTACCAGCTGTCCTCGTCGGTGACCAGGGGCAGGTAGGGGTGTTCGGGGGAGCTGTCCTCACTCGTGCTGCTCTCCATGCTGCCGCGCTCCTCCTCCTCGTTCAGGTAATCGTAGCTGGGGGGGTACAGGGGCtcagcagggaggggggagaaacCCAGCTGAGCCCCCCCGGGGTACCAGGGGTGGTGGGGTCCGTACCCCAGCTCTTACCTCTGCGTGAACTTCAGGTAGGGCGTGTAGTCGATGACCATGGGCATTTTACCGTCCATCACCTCACCCTTCAGGCAGAAGCTGAGTGGTGGCggcaggagaaggagcagaggaTCAGGGCAACCCTGGGGGGGGCCAGTTGGGGCAGGGTGCCCGTGTCCCACCCCGTGTCCCACCCCGCGTCCCACCCCCGCGTCCCACCCGTACCTGAAGTCGATGGCGCCAAGTCCGATGAGCAGCCCCGTGAGCACCATGGACTCATCCCGCAGCATGATGGCCCCGTCGTCGTAAAACcgtctgcagggaaaaaaaatgtggttgtATGTGCACCCCACCGACACCCCGAAACACGCCGCGGTGCCTGCCCCGGTGCACCCTTAGGTGGCCTGCGCGTGGCCGCGGCCGGCCGTGCCACGGGCTGCTCACTTGGTGGTCCGTGTGTCCTGCAGGGCCGTGGAGATGTACTCGGAGATGCGCTTCTCCATCAGCGCCACGCGGATCCAGGCCCGGCCCTGCAAGACACCCCGTGGGGCAGCCCTGAGGATGGGTGTCACCCTTGGGTGTCCCACTGCcacgctcccgcctgcccccggGGCTCTGGGTGCTGGCAGGTGGAGGGGTCCCCACCCGGGAGATGCTTTTGGCCCCGTTATCCCCTCGTGGGGATCCCCAGCTCCTGTTTTGCCCCAGTGACCCTGTGGGGTTCTGTGGGGTGAgatggggctgcaggaggacagggtgggggggatggggatgggaggggatgggaacaggggtgggatgggatgggaatggagatggggatgggaatggagatggggatgggatgggatgggatgggatgggatgggatgggatgggatgggatgggatgggatgggaatggagatggggatgggatggaatggggatggagatggggatgggatgggatgggatgggatgggatgggatgggatgggatgggatgggatgggatgggaatggagatggggatgggatgggatgggaatggagatggggatggagatggggatgggatggaatggggatggagatggggatgggatggggaccaTCATGGAATGGTGatcaggatgggatggagatgggatgggatggggagcaggatgggatgggatgggatgggggtggggagcaggatGGGATAGGATGGGTATGGGAatgaagatggggatggggatgggatggggtggggatagggatggggatggtgatgggatgggatggagatgaGGATAGGGATGGGTCCATGTGCCAGGGACAGGGTGTGAATGAAAACGGGGGCAGGAATAGGACTGGAGATGGAGACAGGGATAaagacagggacagggctggcgcTGGCACCTTCCTGACCTTGGCCCTGGAGGTGCTGATGTTCTCCATGTTCTCGATGCTGCTGACGCAGTTGTTGGGGATCTTGCTGCAGGCCAGGCGGATGTAGTCCCAAAACCCGCGCTGCCCATCCGAGCTGAACCAGCTGACGGGGCCTGCGGGGACCGAGGGGCTGCAGTCGGGGGCCGTTGTGCCGGCAAACCCCGTCGGCCCAGAAAGCCCCAGGCCAGAGCCCGGCCGTGcagcacagggatggggacagggacacgcCAGGTCCCCGCGAGCCACCGTTACCTTTAAAACGGTGGCTGAGGATCTGCTCAAGGATGGCGGCAAAGTTAACGAACTCCTCGGAGGAGTCGTCGATGGGCTCTGCCGTGTATTTCTCCAGCAGGGTCTTCACCGAGAACCTGGTGGGGCGACGGGTGTCATGGGTGGGGGGGGctgggcacccagcaccctgcacctGACACACACACATTAGGTTTTAGCCACAGAGCAAAATGCTTTTGCAGATGTTGGCTTTTGAGCCCGGTAGTGGGAAGAGGGCGGCGGGCCGAGCCACGGGCTGCGGCTTGCTGAACCCCGTGTCCCTGCGTCCCCGGGGAGCCCGCTggggcggccgccgctcccccgctGTGCGAGTGGCCAGGAAGGGTGAACAAAGGCCCCCTTCCTCCCCGGCCGTGCGCGGGCGGTGATGGCTTCCCCTTCCGCCCGGCCGCTCGTGCTCAGCAGAGAGAGATGCTGAAGACGCGAAACCTGCGGAGCCCGGCAGGACAGCGGGGGACGGGGCAGGTGTTtgcatggcggggggggggggattgccCCATCTGTGGGTCACGGCCACGCATGGGGACCGTGAGACTGGGGATCCCCATGATGGCAAGTGGAGGGTGCCTTGTCAGGGCAGTGGGGCCTGGAGGTGCCTCATGGCACGGCAGAGAGGTCTGGAGATATCCTGGTGTCAGGATAGGAGGTCTGAGGGTGCCCTGTGCTGTGGTGAGGAGATCTGGGGGGTCCCCATGTCATGACAGTGGAGTCTGGAGGTGCCTCATGCCATGGCAGGGAGATCTGGGGTTCCCCATGTCACAGCAGTTGGGTCTGGGGGTGCCCTATGCCATGGCGAGGAGATCCAGGGGTCTCCATGTCATGACAGTGGTGTCTGGAGGTGCCCCGTGCCATGGCGAGGAGATCTGGGGTTCCCCATGTCACAGCAGTTGGGTCTGGGGGTGCCCTATGCCATGGCGAGGAGATCCAGGGGGTCCCCATGTCATGACAGTGGGATGTGGAGGTGCCCTGGGCCATGGCAAGAAGCCCTGGGTTCCCCCAGACCCCAACAGCAGGACCTGGGGGTCCCTGGAACGGTGACCCCGAGCCTGGGTgccccccagggctgggctccCGTCCCAGCCCAGCACAAGCAGCCCCTAAccaggggccgggggggggcatCACCCCACCCCCGCGCTTGGGGCCTGGGGACAGGCAGAGACCAccagccccccacccccgttCCCATCACCCCAtcccgccgccccccctccccggtccaGCCGGGCGTCGCCATGACAACCCTCATCCTCCATCCCCGCCGCCTTCATCCCTCCATCCCCGCCGCCCGGAGCGGGGTCCTGACGTCACTTCCTCGGCCCCCCCCGCCCACAGGGGGGTCCCCGGCCCCagacacccctcccccccccgcgtccccgctgcccccagcccccccccccccctccccgcaccctcCACCCCCCCGCCCGACCCGGCTGCCCCCGGCATCACCAGCACCGGGGAGCCTCCATGTTGTCGTTGTGTCCTCAGCCCCCCCCCTACatccccccccccatcaccccccccccccacatccccaccgccccggccccaccgccctcatccccgcggccccccccttccccgcatccccatcctcctcctcccccaaccTCCCCCAATCTGAATTCCGCCCCCCACAAAAGCCACtgcaccaaggaaaaaaaaaaataaatccccccCCCACAAGGCGAATgaccgaggcgggggggggggggtggtggtacaaacccccccatccctcctccccaccccatccccacccccatccccagcagcggtggtcctctccctctccccctctctccccacttctccccaccccaccacacGCCCCCCCCCGGTATTTtcgggtgcccccccccccaagccggGCCAGCCCCCACCTGCAGACGGTGATGAGGTTCTTCCTCTCCACGGCGATGTTTCTGGAGGAGGCTTTCTTGGAGGAGAGCCCCAGAGCCAtggcagcctgcaggcagctcgcTTCCATCCAGGGCCGGGCGAGCCGGCagggccacggccacggccacgggcGATGCCCCTTCTCCCGtgggcctccccccccccctttgcaCCGCGCAGGCTTTGctccgccaccccccccccctcttccccgATGCCCACGCCAATGGGCCGtgcgccgcccccccccaaaaaaaaaaaaaaaaaagggatgcgGGGCCTGGTGCTCTCCccgcctccgcccccccccccaaaaaaaaaaaaattctctcccctggggagggaggggatgggggaatAAAGGGGGGGATGAAGCTGGGGGGCAGCGGTCCCCGGGGGGGGTCTCCTCTCTGCAGGGCCCAGCCCCTCGCCATGACGTGCCACCGGGGGGGACCCCGTGGGCAGAGCCACGTCGGGGGGGGGACAAGCTCCAGTTAGACCCTGGGCAGCCCCTGGGGTAGCTGGGGGGGGCCTTCACCCCCTCCCCGGCTGAGCTTggctgcccccctccctgccccgggtCCCCGCTTTGGGGGGATGCTGAGCATCACCCCTCCCCGTGGGCTCTGTGGGGTGACTGGGACCCCCCCGAGTGTGGGGGGGGAGCCCCCAGGGGGGCGTTTGTGCTGGGGGGGAGCCCCGCAATGCTCCCAGCACCCTGGTTTTTgcaccgtgcctcagtttccccattgaTGTGACAGGGAAAtcggggagggggtgtgtgtgaataCCGTGGGCACCCACAtctccccccccagcacccacataAATCAGAGTCACCCTGAGCAGAGAGGCAACTCCCTCCCCCCAGCC
This genomic stretch from Strix aluco isolate bStrAlu1 chromosome 24, bStrAlu1.hap1, whole genome shotgun sequence harbors:
- the SLC25A39 gene encoding mitochondrial glutathione transporter SLC25A39 isoform X2, producing MAEKTSPSPSGGITPLQQMLASGTGAILTSLFVTPLDVVKIRLQAQRTPFSKVLPARSVPWGAQPATWKCFLYCNGLMDHLYVCQNGNGCTAWYKAPTHFTGTLDAFMKITRYEGIRSLWSGLPPTLVMAVPATVIYFTAYDQLRDYLHARMGSRGHHIPLLAGALARLGAVTVISPLELIRTKMQSRQLSYRELGVCIQSAVAQDGWLSLWRGWGPTVLRDVPFSALYWFNYELVKEWLCGQARLDEATFMISFASGAISGTVAAVLTLPFDVVKTQRQIELGDSEVHPVAASKPSSTWLLMQRIHAESGTRGLFAGFLPRVIKVAPACAIMISTYEFGKTFFQKLNQERRLRGL
- the RUNDC3A gene encoding RUN domain-containing protein 3A isoform X1, which translates into the protein MEASCLQAAMALGLSSKKASSRNIAVERKNLITVCRFSVKTLLEKYTAEPIDDSSEEFVNFAAILEQILSHRFKGPVSWFSSDGQRGFWDYIRLACSKIPNNCVSSIENMENISTSRAKGRAWIRVALMEKRISEYISTALQDTRTTKRFYDDGAIMLRDESMVLTGLLIGLGAIDFSFCLKGEVMDGKMPMVIDYTPYLKFTQSYDYLNEEEERGSMESSTSEDSSPEHPYLPLVTDEDSWYSKWRKMEQKFRIVYAQKGYLEELVRLRESQLKDLEAENKRLKLRLEEVMVQNQLEKRELEGVILELQEQLTGLIPCENPQLAQLSKEMVTPLVNQWPSLGTLNGNESGSDSKLYRRHSFMSTDQLSAENSLSSDSQRLGEGKREGEPWGPLGKDPTPSMLGLCGSLASLPSCKSLASLKSNECLVSDSTEASPTRSPS
- the SLC25A39 gene encoding mitochondrial glutathione transporter SLC25A39 isoform X1; protein product: MAEKTSPSPSGGITPLQQMLASGTGAILTSLFVTPLDVVKIRLQAQRTPFSKGKCFLYCNGLMDHLYVCQNGNGCTAWYKAPTHFTGTLDAFMKITRYEGIRSLWSGLPPTLVMAVPATVIYFTAYDQLRDYLHARMGSRGHHIPLLAGALARLGAVTVISPLELIRTKMQSRQLSYRELGVCIQSAVAQDGWLSLWRGWGPTVLRDVPFSALYWFNYELVKEWLCGQARLDEATFMISFASGAISGTVAAVLTLPFDVVKTQRQIELGDSEVHPVAASKPSSTWLLMQRIHAESGTRGLFAGFLPRVIKVAPACAIMISTYEFGKTFFQKLNQERRLRGL
- the RUNDC3A gene encoding RUN domain-containing protein 3A isoform X2; the protein is MEASCLQAAMALGLSSKKASSRNIAVERKNLITVCRFSVKTLLEKYTAEPIDDSSEEFVNFAAILEQILSHRFKGPVSWFSSDGQRGFWDYIRLACSKIPNNCVSSIENMENISTSRAKGRAWIRVALMEKRISEYISTALQDTRTTKRFYDDGAIMLRDESMVLTGLLIGLGAIDFSFCLKGEVMDGKMPMVIDYTPYLKFTQSYDYLNEEEERGSMESSTSEDSSPEHPYLPLVTDEDSWYSKWRKMEQKFRIVYAQKGYLEELVRLRESQLKDLEAENKRLKLRLEEVMVQNQLEKRELEGVILELQEQLTGLIPCENPQLAQLSKEMVTPLVNQWPSLGTLNGNESGSDSKLYRREGPHALHAGTLRLPGLLAQLQVPGQPQVQRVPGERQHGSQPDSQPQLRPPAPSAPPGPAARPSVAAED